CGATTCTTTCTATAATTCCCGCCTCAACACCTGCCACCTTGACCTTTGATTTTTCTTCAAGCCCGCTTATGTTGTCAAATGAGACATATAGCCTGTATCCCTTTTTCCACCCGGTGCCCAGCCCGCCGACCTTAAATGTCATATAGGAAAGGGCCAGAAGCACTACTATTGCAAATATCCCGACCTTAAGCTCTGTTGATATGCCCTTCATCTTTTTAATCCCTCAATTACAATCGGCCCAACTGCGCTGCCTTCAACAAATTGTTTTACAATCGGATTTAAAGTATTCCTGATTTTATCAGGCGAACCTGTTTCTATAATTTCTCCATTATAAAGCATTGCAATCCTATCTGCAATCTTATAAGCGCTTTTGATGTCATGCGTGATGGCGACTGACGTGATTTTTAGTTTCTCCCGCATCTCAACGATAAGGTCATTGATTGCATCAGCCATTATAGGATCAAGTCCTGTGGTAGGCTCGTCATAAAGAAGTATCTCAGGCTCCATCGCAATAGCCCTCGCAAGCCCGACCCTTTTTCTCATGCCGCCGGAAAGGTCGGAAGGCATGCGGTCTTCTATGCCTGTAAGCCCTACGTGTCCGAGTTTTTCCACGGCAATTTCCTTTATCTCCGTAGCGGATAATTTTGTGTGTCTTTTTAATCCAAAACCCACGTTTTCCCAGACATTCATTGAGTCAAACAATGCCGCCGCCTGAAAAAGCATTCCAAACTTTTTACGCAGTTCATTTAAGTCATTCTCATCAAGTTTTGACAGGTCAGACCCGTCAACTATCACAGAGCCTTTATCAGGTATCAGGAGTCCAATGATGTGCTTTAAAAGCACGCTTTTTCCAGAACCGCTGCCTCCCAGGATGACAACGCTTTCCCCCTTGATTATTTTTAAATTAGCGCCCCTCAGGACATAGTTGCTCCCGAAAGACTTATGGACATCTTCAATGTTAATCAGTGTATCCATTATTTAAATAACCACGCTGAAAGGAAATAGTCGGAAATCAGGATTGCCATGGACGAGATGACAACAGCGCCTGTGGTTGCCTTTCCAACGCCCTCTGCCCCGCCTTGTGTGTAGAAGCCTTTATAACAACTGATAAGCGAAAGGATTGCCCCAAAAAACCCTGCCTTTATAAGCCCGTGGTATATGTCATCCATTTTAAGGTGATCCCATGTCATCTTCATATATAGGTTCGGGCTTGTTCCAAAAACTATTACGGTGACGAAATATCCGCCGATTATGCCTATGATGTCTGCGATTACGGCAAGGGCGGGGAGCATGATGGTTCCTGATATAAATCTCGGAACCACAAGATATTTTATAGGATTAGTGGCGAGGGTCTCCAATGCGTCAATCTGCTCTGTGACCCTCATGGTCCCGAGCTCCGCGGCCATTGCCGCCCCTGCACGGCCGGTGACTATAAGCGCCGTAAGCACAGGCCCGAGTTCTCTTGTCATTGACAGGGCAACGACAGAGCCTACAAGGCTTTCAGCGCCAAAACGCTTAAACCCCGTGTAACTTTGAAGCGCAAGCACCATGCCCGTAAATACGGCTGTAATGAGCACGACAGGCAGGGAATTAACGCCTATTTCCACCATCTGTTTAGTGGTATTCTTTAATTCAAACGGAGGTCTAAAAAGCCATTTAATTGTAGAATAAAAAAGCAGTAAAATCCTTCCGGTTTCCTCAACAGGGCCTTTAAATGCCGTTCCTATAAATTCTATCACTTTGATAATAAACATTTAATTTACCTTCTATTAGATTATACTTGACTAATTTACAATATTTTTATAAATATATAAATAAGATTTTGATTATGGAAAAACGCAAGACAGGCAGAGTGGCAAAACGGCTTG
This sequence is a window from Nitrospirota bacterium. Protein-coding genes within it:
- a CDS encoding ABC transporter ATP-binding protein yields the protein MDTLINIEDVHKSFGSNYVLRGANLKIIKGESVVILGGSGSGKSVLLKHIIGLLIPDKGSVIVDGSDLSKLDENDLNELRKKFGMLFQAAALFDSMNVWENVGFGLKRHTKLSATEIKEIAVEKLGHVGLTGIEDRMPSDLSGGMRKRVGLARAIAMEPEILLYDEPTTGLDPIMADAINDLIVEMREKLKITSVAITHDIKSAYKIADRIAMLYNGEIIETGSPDKIRNTLNPIVKQFVEGSAVGPIVIEGLKR
- a CDS encoding ABC transporter permease gives rise to the protein MFIIKVIEFIGTAFKGPVEETGRILLLFYSTIKWLFRPPFELKNTTKQMVEIGVNSLPVVLITAVFTGMVLALQSYTGFKRFGAESLVGSVVALSMTRELGPVLTALIVTGRAGAAMAAELGTMRVTEQIDALETLATNPIKYLVVPRFISGTIMLPALAVIADIIGIIGGYFVTVIVFGTSPNLYMKMTWDHLKMDDIYHGLIKAGFFGAILSLISCYKGFYTQGGAEGVGKATTGAVVISSMAILISDYFLSAWLFK